Proteins from a genomic interval of Gossypium hirsutum isolate 1008001.06 chromosome A09, Gossypium_hirsutum_v2.1, whole genome shotgun sequence:
- the LOC107888822 gene encoding short chain dehydrogenase/reductase astE gives MENEAKKVLLTSNGDEISVNIALHLAKRGCRLVLMGNERCLRNVREKLMESTNGVVPMEVVGLDMEAESEGAFDEAVDKAWNVFGHLDALLNCYAYEGKMQDHLELGEEELKRIIKVNFMAVLFLQKAVAKRMRDHKTGGSIVFMTTILGAERGLHQGAAAYGSCLAAVQQLARLSALENGKHKIRVNAIARGLQLEDEYPLWVGKERAEKRVKEAAPLH, from the exons ATGGAGAATGAAGCAAAGAAAGTGTTGCTCACTTCAAATGGAGATGAGATTTCTGTGAACATTGCTTTGCATTTAGCCAAACGTGGTTGCAG GTTGGTTTTAATGGGAAATGAAAGGTGTTTGAGGAATGTGAGAGAGAAGTTAATGGAATCAACAAATGGAGTGGTCCCAATGGAGGTGGTTGGATTGGATATGGAAGCTGAAAGTGAGGGAGCTTTTGATGAAGCAGTAGATAAAGCATGGAATGTGTTTGGACATTTAGATGCTCTTCTCAATTGCTATGCTTATGAAG GGAAGATGCAAGACCATCTTGAATTAGGTGAAGAAGAGTTAAAAAGGATCATAAAAGTAAATTTCATGGCTGTATTGTTTCTACAAAAAGCTGTTGCCAAACGAATGCGGGACCATAAAACAGGTGGTTCCATTGTATTCATGACCACAATACTCGGTGCTGAAAGAGGACTTCATCAAGGAGCTGCTGCATATGGTTCGTGTTTGGCCGCAGTGCAGCAATTAGCTAGA TTGTCAGCTTTGGAGAATGGGAAGCACAAGATCAGGGTGAACGCAATCGCTCGTGGTTTACAGTTGGAAGATGAATATCCACTGTGGGTTGGAAAAGAGAGGGCAGAGAAGCGGGTGAAAGAAGCAGCGCCATTGCACTGA